Proteins from a single region of Bacillota bacterium:
- the ribH gene encoding 6,7-dimethyl-8-ribityllumazine synthase, whose translation MATYQGDLNAAGLRFALVVARFNEFVTGRLLAGAMDALTRHGASESDVDVAWVPGSLELGPVARRMVQSGRYDAVVCLGAVIRGATPHFDYVASQTARAVAELAMRGDVPVIFGVLTAETLEQAIERAGTKMGNRGFDAAVAAIEMANLYRRLPPAAGASASTS comes from the coding sequence TGGTGGTCGCGAGGTTCAACGAGTTCGTCACGGGGCGGCTGCTTGCGGGAGCGATGGACGCCCTGACCCGGCATGGCGCTTCGGAGAGCGACGTCGACGTGGCCTGGGTGCCCGGTTCCCTGGAGCTGGGGCCCGTCGCGCGCCGGATGGTACAGAGCGGCCGCTACGACGCGGTGGTCTGCCTCGGGGCGGTCATCCGGGGCGCCACCCCGCACTTCGACTACGTGGCCTCGCAGACGGCCCGGGCGGTCGCCGAGCTTGCCATGCGGGGCGACGTGCCGGTGATCTTCGGCGTGCTCACCGCCGAAACGCTGGAGCAGGCCATCGAGCGGGCCGGCACCAAGATGGGCAACCGGGGCTTCGACGCTGCGGTGGCCGCCATCGAAATGGCCAACCTCTACCGGCGCCTGCCGCCTGCTGCCGGAGCCAGCGCGTCCACGAGCTGA